A genomic window from Macaca thibetana thibetana isolate TM-01 chromosome 16, ASM2454274v1, whole genome shotgun sequence includes:
- the CCR10 gene encoding C-C chemokine receptor type 10, giving the protein PSQVSWGHYSGDEEEAYSAEPLPELCYKADVQAFSRAFQPSVSLTVAALGLAGNGLVLATHLAARRAARSPTSAHLLQLALADLLLALTLPFAAAGALQGWSLGSATCRTISGLYSASFHAGFLFLACISADRYVAIARALPAGPRPSTPGRAHLVSVIVWLLSLLLALPALLFSRDGQREGQRRCRLIFPEGLTQTVKGASAVAQVALGFALPLGVMVACYALLGRTLLAARGPERRRALRVVVALVAAFVVLQLPYSLALLLDTADLLAARERSCPASKRKDVALLVTSGLALARCGLNPVLYAFLGLRFRQDLRRLLRGGGCPSGPHRRRGCPRRPRLSSCSAPTETHSLSWDN; this is encoded by the coding sequence CCCTCCCAGGTCTCCTGGGGCCATTACTCTGGGGATGAAGAGGAGGCATACTCGGCTGAGCCGCTGCCAGAGCTTTGCTACAAGGCCGATGTCCAGGCCTTCAGCCGGGCCTTCCAACCCAGTGTCTCCCTGACCGTGGCTGCGCTGGGTCTGGCCGGCAATGGCCTGGTCCTGGCCACCCACCTAGCAGCCCGGCGTGCAGCGCGCTCGCCCACCTCCGCCCACCTGCTCCAGCTGGCCCTGGCCGACCTCTTGCTGGCCCTGACTCTGCCCTTCGCGGCAGCAGGGGCTCTTCAgggctggagtctgggaagtgCCACCTGCCGCACCATCTCTGGCCTCTACTCGGCCTCCTTCCACGCCGGCTTCCTCTTCCTGGCCTGTATCAGCGCCGACCGCTACGTGGCCATAGCGCGAGCGCTCCCAGCAGGGCCGCGGCCCTCCACTCCCGGCCGCGCACACTTGGTCTCTGTCATTGTGTGGCTGCTGTCGCTGCTCCTGGCGCTGCCTGCGCTCCTCTTCAGCCGGGACGGGCAGCGGGAAGGCCAACGACGCTGTCGTCTCATTTTCCCCGAGGGCCTCACGCAGACGGTGAAGGGGGCGAGCGCCGTGGCGCAGGTGGCCCTGGGCTTCGCGCTGCCGCTGGGCGTCATGGTAGCCTGCTACGCGCTCCTGGGCCGCACGCTGCTGGCCGCCAGGGGGCCCGAGCGCCGGCGTGCGCTGCGCGTCGTGGTGGCTCTGGTGGCGGCCTTCGTGGTGCTGCAGCTGCCCTACAGCCTCGCCCTGCTGCTGGATACGGCCGATCTACTGGCTGCACGCGAGCGGAGCTGCCCTGCCAGCAAACGCAAGGATGTCGCACTGCTGGTGACCAGCGGCTTGGCCCTCGCCCGCTGCGGCCTCAATCCAGTGCTCTACGCCTTCCTGGGTCTGCGCTTCCGCCAGGACCTGCGGAGGCTGCTACGGGGTGGGGGATGCCCCTCAGGGCCTCATCGCCGCCGCGGCTGTCCCCGCCGGCCCCGCCTTTCTTCCTGCTCAGCTCCCACGGAGACCCACAGTCTCTCCTGGGACAACTAG